Part of the Triticum urartu cultivar G1812 chromosome 2, Tu2.1, whole genome shotgun sequence genome, ACACCCGACCGAACCCTATCCCCCTCTCCCTCCAGATCCGCTCCCCCACGACCCCCACTCTCTCCCTCGTCTCTCCCTTCCCACTCGCCTGGATCGGGGAGGAGCCTGATCCCATGCCTCCGCCACAGGCGCCCATCCCCGGCGCGGCCCCAGCCGCGCCGCCCGTCGCCACCGCCCGCCTCTCCGACTCCTCCCGCACATTGCCCGCCCCCTTGACACGAGCTGGATCGGGGGCTCGACCCCGCGGCACCCCGAGCCCCGAAGCCGCACCGTCGCCGCCTCGTCCCTCCACTGCTTCGCTGGAGCCGCCCACCGTCATCGTCgcctcgtcgtcctcctcc contains:
- the LOC125536957 gene encoding proline-rich receptor-like protein kinase PERK2, with the protein product MPPPQAPIPGAAPAAPPVATARLSDSSRTLPAPLTRAGSGARPRGTPSPEAAPSPPRPSTASLEPPTVIVASSSSSPSTPRSTTGLYYETDTAAGAPIDYAVDDPSFLPEQPDDGV